The Ensifer canadensis genomic sequence GTCTCCGTGCCGCGCATGGCGATCGGAACCCGTCCGTGTCGGCAGCCCTCATAGAGCCGGTTCGGAAGCAGCCATTTGGAATTCTGGCCCTCCTCGAAAAAATCGATCGCCCAGGTGAAATCGATCTCGTCGTAGATCGCGCCGAGGTCTTCCGGGCTGCGGTAAGCGCCGTGGAAGGTCATGTGCGGCTCATTGCGAATGAAACCGTCGAAATCGTCGAACTCGGAATAGGCGGGCCGGCCGCGTAGTACGATCTCGAAACGGCCCTCCATGCGGCGCGAGAACGTCGAAAGCAGTTCGAGCGACTTGCGGCAGCGTAGCGCACCGAACCAGCCGATCCGCCAGGGGCCGTCTGGTCGCGCTGTGGGGGCCGCGGAAACCTGCAGGCAATCTCGATCGCCGAGCTCCAGCACCTTGTTCTCCAGCAGCATGACTGGCGTCTCCAACCCGGAGAGTGGGCGGAAATAATGCTCGACGAAGGCGGGAGAACTGGTGATCAAAAGCCGCGCATTGCGTCCGAGATAGGCTTCGCTGGCGCGCATGGCGCGTCCAGCCACGTCCTTGCGCAGAAGCAGGCGGTGAATGTCGAGGCATTCATAGACAATAGGGACATCACCGCCGAACATGGAAACCGCCTTGTTGGCGACGGCGAGCATGTCGAGGTTGCGGGCGATGATCAGGTCGGGCCGGCCGACCGCGCGCAGCTTGGCGGGTAGCGACAGGCAGGCCTTGGTGATCGCTGAGACCCGCTGGGCAAAGCGACCGTCGCGCGTCGTGCCGAGCTCGATCGGATCGATGCCCTCGATCGCGGCCAGTGCGTTCGCGCCCCGGCGAAAGCCGGCCAGCGTCACGCGCGCACCGCCTGCCTTCAACATCAGGATTCGACGGCGAACCGCGGGGTCAGCCAGATCCTGCGCGAAATAAAGTATCTGCAGCATGAAAACATCCGTTTTCGTGCTTAGCCCGAGCCAAGCTTGATTCAAGAAATCGTGCATCGCAACGGTGGCGTTGCGATGCACGGATGCGGCGGCGTTGTGCCGTCCTCAGTTCAATTTGCAGGCGACGGACTCGGCGAACTGGCACTTGTCGTTGGGTGCGGTGAAGGCGATCCGGTCAACCTGCAGCGCTGTCGGCCCCTTGTAGTTAAAGGTGCCCATCCAATCGCTGAGGGTGTCGGTGCCCCACAGGCTGAAGAAGATCTTCTGGGCGTTGGACGGGATCTTGGCGGGATCGGTCACTTCGTGAACCAGTTCACCATTGACGTAGTAACGGATACGCTCCTTCTCCCAGACGAAGGCGTAGTCGTTGAAGCCTTGGTTGGCGCCGCCCGGTACGTCGGCGAGCTTCTCGTTGCCGCCCTTGGCGGAGACGTACTGATTGAGCTGCACCTTTGCCGGGTTCTTGCCGAGCACTTCGAAGTCGATCTCGTCATGCGCCTTTTTGTCGGCAGGACCGATATAGGTAAAGAAGGCTGAGTTCAGCCCCGATCCGTCGGCGGACTTGATGCGGGCTTCGTAGGTCCCATAGCCGAACCGCTTGCGGGTCTGGACCTCGCCGCAGGCATAGTTGCGTTCGCCTGTCTTGCCCTCCTCGAACTTCAGTTCAAGGATGCCGTCAACGACCACCGCCTGCTTCTTCGACCAGGTGCAGTTCTGGTGCGGCCCGTTGTTCCAGCCATCCGAAACATACCAGTGGCCGGTGTCGAGCGTGTCGAAGTTGTCGAGGAACGACGTGCCGGTGGCACCTTCCTGTGCCATTGCGGAGCCGGCAAGGCCGGTGGCGAGACATGTGAGAAGGGCGAGGCGGTGAGGTCTGATCGATCTCATGGTCAGGTCCTTTGCTGTGGCGAGTAGTCGGAGCGACGGCCGGTATCCGGGCGCGCGTTGGCTTGGGAGGAGCCGGTGCGGCTGCCGGTCAGGACGGCGGTGAGGCCCGGTGCCAGGCGCTTGGCAAGCCCATGCGCGGCAACGAGAATGGCGATCGTGATGAACGGGATCGTGAAATAGAACAGGCGATAGTCGGCGATCTCGGTGCGATTCCAGACCATCCAGGAAACGATGAGCAGGGGGTAATGGGCACAGAAGATCCAGAAGCTGAGGCCACCGGTACGCGCCAGGCGTTCGCCGAGCCGGGTGCGCACGAGAAGCGCTGAAACGGCCCAGGATCCGACGATTCCGGAAAGTGCTGTCAGGCTGCGCAGCATATCGACCCAGACCGGGAACTCCGGACCCGTCTGGTAAAGAACGATCGAGAGCGCGACAGCGGCGGCGAGGAAAACGGCGGTGATCGATCGGGCATAGGGGTCGAGCAGCTTGGTATCGATGCGATGCAGGCTCAGATAGATACCGGTGCAGAAGCCGAAAAGGATAGATTTCTTCAGGAAGATGCCATTCGGCAGTGGAAGCACGGCGAAGGCGAGCAGAATGCCAAGCGTTTGCAGCGGATAGCGCTTGATCAGCCAGGCCAACAATGGCGAGAGCAGGATGCATAGCAGCAGATCGCGCAGAAAGTAGAGTGGAACGTTGATCGGCAGCGCCTCAAGCGCGAAAGCAAGGCTCAGCCATTCGCGTGGCGTGGCATTGACCACATCGGGAAGGTAGCCGAAGCCAATATTCTTGAGCTGCGCCACATAGACGAGTGCGAGAAACGCGAGGTTCCACAGAAGGAAGGGAAGCAGCACCGTGCGCGCCTTGGTCCGAAGCGTCTTCTTATAATCGAACGTATCCAGACCGCGTCGGAACATGAGATAGCCCGAGATCGCGCTGAGGCAGGGAACGCCGACGCGAAACAGGCTGTCGCCCAAAAACACGCGCAGCCAGTCCAGAAACCCATAGGTTCCCAGGAACGGGCTGGTTTGCGGATCATGCGGCACATGTACGAAGACGATGCCCGAGATCAGCACGATGCGCATCAAATTGATCCGCGAGGAAATGTTCGCGTCCATAGCCACGATATCCGTCACTCCTATCTGCCAGCGTCATTTTCGGCGCCGTTTCAACAGAGCAGACTAGAGCCCGCATCGAATAAACTAGGGCAGGGGCGTGGATAAAAATATGGCGCTGCAACAAAAGAATCAGCCATGATTTGTTGCAATGCAGCATTCGCCACATTTCGAGTTAGCGGCAAAACAACAGGGAATCGACCCCTTCAATCCTTAAAAGCGCACGTATTGTCGCATGTTGCGGAATATGCTCATATTCTCATGAACTAAAGTCTGTGATTGAACGAACGCCGATTAATTGCGATCAAAAATTGCAGATTTTTTTCGTTGATCATT encodes the following:
- a CDS encoding glycoside hydrolase family 16 protein, which translates into the protein MRSIRPHRLALLTCLATGLAGSAMAQEGATGTSFLDNFDTLDTGHWYVSDGWNNGPHQNCTWSKKQAVVVDGILELKFEEGKTGERNYACGEVQTRKRFGYGTYEARIKSADGSGLNSAFFTYIGPADKKAHDEIDFEVLGKNPAKVQLNQYVSAKGGNEKLADVPGGANQGFNDYAFVWEKERIRYYVNGELVHEVTDPAKIPSNAQKIFFSLWGTDTLSDWMGTFNYKGPTALQVDRIAFTAPNDKCQFAESVACKLN
- a CDS encoding acyltransferase family protein; its protein translation is MDANISSRINLMRIVLISGIVFVHVPHDPQTSPFLGTYGFLDWLRVFLGDSLFRVGVPCLSAISGYLMFRRGLDTFDYKKTLRTKARTVLLPFLLWNLAFLALVYVAQLKNIGFGYLPDVVNATPREWLSLAFALEALPINVPLYFLRDLLLCILLSPLLAWLIKRYPLQTLGILLAFAVLPLPNGIFLKKSILFGFCTGIYLSLHRIDTKLLDPYARSITAVFLAAAVALSIVLYQTGPEFPVWVDMLRSLTALSGIVGSWAVSALLVRTRLGERLARTGGLSFWIFCAHYPLLIVSWMVWNRTEIADYRLFYFTIPFITIAILVAAHGLAKRLAPGLTAVLTGSRTGSSQANARPDTGRRSDYSPQQRT